Sequence from the Salvelinus sp. IW2-2015 unplaced genomic scaffold, ASM291031v2 Un_scaffold609, whole genome shotgun sequence genome:
GGGTCTCTTCAGACGCCTGACCAAACACAAATATATACCATTTTGCaaggttaaatatatacatttggtcACTAACTCAGGAGTGATAGGGAAATGTGTTCTACATCCTTGGCTTCCAACAGCACTCTACATAATGTGTTCCTTTAGGCTATGGCCTAGAAGAGATCTCACTCTACATAATGTGTTCCTTTAGGCTATGTTCTAGAAGACATCTCACTCTACATAATGGGTTCCAGCTTTCTAGAAGACATCTCACTCTACATAATGTGTTCCTTTAGGCTATGTTCTAGAAGACACTCACTCTACATAATGGTTCCTTTAGGCTATGTTCTAGAAGACATCTCACTCTACATAATGTGTCCTTTAGGCTTTTCTAGAAGACATCTCACTCTACATAATGTGTTCCTTTAGCTATGTTCTAGAAGACACTCCACTCTACATAATGGGTTCCTTAGGCTATGTTCTAGAAGACATCTCACTCCTACATAATGTGTTCCTTTAGGCTATGTTCTAGAAGACATCTCCACTCAACATAATGTGTTCCTTTAGGCTATGTTCTAGAAGACATCCCACTCTACATAAATGTGTTCCTTTTAGGCTATGTTCTAGAAGACATCTCACTCTACATAATGTGTTCCTTTAGGCTATGTTCTAGAGACATCTCACTCTACATAATGTGTTCCTTTAGGCTATGTTCTAGAGACATCTCACTCTACATAATGTGTTCCTTTAGGCTATGTCTAGAAGACATCTCACTCTACAAATGGTTCCTTAGGCTATGTTCTAGAAGACATCTCACATCTACATAATGTGTTCCTTAGGCTATGTTCTAGAAGACATTCTCACTCAACATAATGTGTTCCTTTAGGCTATGTTCTAGAAGACATCCCACCTCTACATAATGTGGCCTTTAGGCTATGTTCTAGAAGACATCTCACTCTACATAAGTGTTCCTTTAGGCTATGTTCTAGAAGACACTCACTCTACATAATGTTTCCTTTAGGCTATGTCTAGAAGAATCTCACTCTACATAATGTGTTCCTTTAGGCTATGTTCTAGAAGACATCCCACTCTACATAATGTGTTCTTTAGGCTATGTTCTAGGAGACATCTCACTCTACATAATGTGTTCTTTAGGCTATGTTCTAGGAGACATCTCACTCTACATAGTCTGTCATCTGACTATCATCATTATAGAGACATTTGGTGTGATATCAAAGTCTAGCTGAACAGGAAAAATAGAGCAAAAAGTAGAGCCAAATGCGTCTTTATTAATTTGATAGAAAACATAAACACatagaatatacagtatttacacagATGTTGATAATTTTGATAACTAAACaaaatgtagaacattttaattCTTGACgtgcattttatattttcaatTGCATAAATGAACAATGATCAAAAATATGAAACTGACCTAAAAAACACATCTGCTTGCTTACGTTTCTATTGGAAATTCTAGGAATGTTTCTCAAGTAGTAAGTCATATTGTGTAAGACATACTAAttttgtcaatttaaaaaaacgactTTCTAAGTACCATTAAACAGTGTAAACGTATTCAGGCAGGTCTTCAGTGCATTGACTGAACTGTAGTAATTCATCAGATTAGCTCTCTCTCATGGTGCTCTCTGTTCCATCAAGTTCCCAATGGAATTGGTGTCATTAGTTCACAGATTACTGCAACTCCTGAAATGAAAATCAATATTATACTTATATAATTAATACATGTATTATTAATACAACTACTAATAAATACAGATTCAAGTACACTGACATACTGATGTACTGATGTACTCATATACTGATGTACGGATAGACTGACATACTGATGTACTGACATAACTGATACCGATATACTGATACGATATACTGATACTGACATACTGACGTACTGATACCGATATACTGATACTTGACATTATGTTTAACTGATATACTGATACTACGTACATGACGTACTGATATACTGATACTGAAATACTATTACTGACGTACATGTACTATACCGATATATGATACTTGACGTACTGATGTACTGACGTACTGACATACTTGATACACTGATACATGATATATTGATACTGATTGTACTGATGTACATGTACTGATGTACTGATGTACTGATTACTGACAAACTGATGTACCGATAACAATGATGTACGATATACTGATGTACTGATTACTGACATACTGATATACTGATACACTGATATATTGATACTGATGTACTTATACTGATGTACTGAAGTACTGATACTGAGTACTGATATACCGATGTACTGATGTACTGATGTACTGATGTACTGATGTACTGATGTACTGATGTACTGATGTACTGATGTACTGATATACTGAGTACCGATATACTGATGTACTGACATATGATATACTGATATATTGATACTGATGTACTTTATACTGATTATTGATTACTGATGTAATATGTGCTGATATACTGATGTACGACATTACTGAGACTGACATACTGATGTACTGACATACTGATGTACTGATGTACTGAGTAGAACTGATACTGATGTACTGAATTATACTGACTTAATTGATGTACGAATGAATGCTGATAATGTTACTGAGTACTAATTATAACTTGATATACTGACATACTGATGTACTTATATACTGCAGTCCTCACctttgttttttcattattttctcaATGGTTTTCTTGGCAAATGGAGCCTCMGGATTCAYACACTTCTTCCCTTCTCCGTTATTCAGAGTGACACTGAACACACATGGACAGATACTGCTGTTAGTGCCGTCACATCTTTACAACTGAGCATAGAGATACATAATATAATCTTACAACAGGTGTAATCTCAATTGGTTAAAAATCAATAGCAACATTTACCATTGTGCCCATCTACTGAGCTAGTCACAATATGCACCGATATTAATATAGTACAAACAAATGggcggacagacagacatacagacatacagaaacacaaacagattTCTTACATGAGCTCTATGTTCCGGCAGGAGTGGCTGGAGGTGTACACCTCAAGCTTCTCAATGAGAAGAGGCTTAACGTGGTTCACCATTCCATTCAGACACAGGCACCGAGCTTTAGAATGACCCACCTGGCCTGGGGATGACAAGAAAAMGTTATGGTATGTTTGGTTATGGRGTTATTGCAGCTAAGAACTAAACTCTTCAGTCAGAAATCAAACCTAATATTTGACTACACTTCTCCCTGGATTTGCAAGTCAATTCATATGCTGCAGATTTCTAATCAAGACGTCAAAGATATTAGAAACATAATTCAAGATATTTAAGAGATGTTACCATTCAACATTGACCAGGAGCAGACAGGCCAGGAAGCTGATGAGGACCGTTGATGTCATTGTGTTGGTCATGGATACTGCTTCTTCAGTTTCTTTAAGAGTCTGGATGGACAGCTCAGTCAAGTGATGGAAGTTGTGACTGGAGGAGAGAAGTGATGGAAGTTGTGAACGGAGGAGAGCTTGGGCTTGTATTTACAGTATACTTGTATTTTATAGTAAGCCCTGCCCCTGTGAACCTTTCTCTGCAGTAGCAATGGATGTAAACATACTGCCGCTTCAAGAAGCCGGACTCTAACCAGGAGCTTTATAGAAATCCCACTTTcaaatgaaccatcaaacaggcaaagcataaatacaggactaagattgatcCTTACTATTACCGGCTCCCGACGCTtgtctgatgtggcagggctttgcCAACTATTACGGAGCCACAAGCTTTCCATTGACAcaaagcctaccagacgagctaaactacttctatgcgcgccgcttcgaggcaagcaacactgaagcatgcatgagagcaccagctgttccggatgactgtgtgatcacgctcggcGGAGCCATGTGAGAAGgacctttaagcaggtcaacattcactaGGCCTCAgcgccagacagattaccaggacgtgtactgcgagcatgtgctgactagctggcaagtgtcttcactgacattttcaatctatcCCTGGCCaattctgtaatacctacatgtttcaagcagaccatcatagtccctgtgtccatgAACACCAAGGTAAKCTGCCTAAATGARtactgacccgtagcactcacatctgtagccatgaagtgctttgaatggctggtcatggctcacatcaacaccatcatcccagaaacgctagatccactacaatttgcatYccaccccaacagatcaacagatgacgcaatctctattgcactcaacactgccctttcccacctggacaaaaggaacacctatatgagaattctgtcaaaaagttcaacagctgcaccattgagagcatcaccgcctggtacggcaaccgctcggccttcaaccgcaaggcgctacagagggaagtgcgtatggcccagtacatcacttgggccaagcctcctgccatccaggacctcgataccaggtggtgtcagaggaaggccctacaaattgccaaagactccagttactctagtcatagactgttctctctgctaccgcatggcaagcggcacCGGAGCGCCGAGTCTCGGTCCaaaagcttcttaacagcttttacccccaagccgtaaaacttctgaacagctaattaaatggctacccaggctatttgcCTTCAgttcgaccccccccccctttttttattaagctactgctactcgctgctactcactgctgctactcactttaCCCCTTCRtacatgtacatattacttcaattacctcaactaacctgtaccccacacatagacTCAgtgccagtaccccctgtatatagcctcattattgttgttttattgttgctcttttattttttactttagtattatttagtaaatacttgcattgttggttaagggcttgtaagcatttcacagtctgcacctgttttattcggcgcatgtgaccaatacaattagatttatATGTTTACCATATAAataaagcccttaaccaacaaccaacaacaaaGCCCATAAAGCCCTttcgaattgaattgagagggtgttccccttttctctgtctcagctcctttctcctcttccctgcTTCTCCTTTCACACAGGATTTCCGTTTCTCAGAAACACTCTCTCTGACAGTGAAATTCGGGGCGTGGTCGCCAATATACAGGGTGCCTGAGAGAATCGATACAATCTGTCTTTCCTTTTGTGCACTCCCCCAAGATGGCCACCCTCCATTCCCTATAGTTAGTGCACTACTGTCTGACTCAACAGAAGCCTCATTCACCGTTTACTTTATAGTTGCCACGACTACTTTTGACAGCAGCCCTATCCTGATTCGTATTAATAGCTGCCACTACTTCNNNNNNNNNNNNNNNNNNNNNNNNNNNNNNNNNNNNNNNNNNNNNNNNNNNNNNNNNNNNNNNNNNNNNNNNNNNNNNNNNNNNNNNNNNNNNNNNNNNNNNNNNNNNNNNNNNNNNNNNNNNNNNNNNNNNNNNNNNNNNNNNNNNNNNNNNNNNNNNNNNNNNNNNNNNNNNNNNNNNNNNNNNNNNNNNNNNNNNNNNNNNNNNNNNNNNNNNNNNNNNNNNNNNNNNNNNNNNNNNNNNNNNNNNNNNNNNNNNNNNNNNNNNNNNNNNNNNNNNNNNNNNNNNNNNNNNNNNNNNNNNNNNNNNNNNNNNNNNNNNNNNNNNNNNNNNNNNNNNNNNNNNNNNNNNNNNNNNNNNNNNNNNNNNNNNNNNNNNNNNNNNNNNNNNNNNNNNNNNNNNNNNNNNNNNNNNNNNN
This genomic interval carries:
- the LOC112068619 gene encoding C-X-C motif chemokine 11-1-like, which gives rise to MTNTMTSTVLISFLACLLLVNVEGQVGHSKARCLCLNGMVNHVKPLLIEKLEVYTSSHSCRNIELIVTLNNGEGKKCXNPEAPFAKKTIEKIMKKQR